From the genome of Ictalurus furcatus strain D&B chromosome 4, Billie_1.0, whole genome shotgun sequence, one region includes:
- the dusp3b gene encoding dual specificity protein phosphatase 3b, whose amino-acid sequence MTDYGVSVQQLNDLLSDENGHFSMPSRDFNEVYPRILLGNETVATNVKLLQQLRVTHILNAAEGDSYMHVKTGAEYYVDTGIIYHGVPANDVDYFNLSIYFEECADFIAQALAYKGDRGKVYVHCQKGYSRSATVVVAYLMLKHKMDVRAALATVREKREIGPNDGFLYQLCQLNDKLENEGKL is encoded by the exons ATGACCGACTATGGAGTTTCTGTGCAGCAGCTCAATGACCTTTTGTCAGACGAAAATGGCCACTTCAGCATGCCATCTAGAGATTTCAATGAAGTCTACCCGAGGATTCTGCTTGGAAATGA GACTGTGGCCACAAATGTGAAACTCCTGCAACAACTGAGAGTTACCCACATTCTTAATGCTGCAGAAGGAGACTCATACATGCATGTGAAGACAGGTGCAGAATATTATGTGGATACAGGCATTATCTACCATGGAGTACCAGCCAATGACGTGGACTATTTTAATCTTAGCATATACTTTGAAGAGTGTGCAGACTTTATAGCACAGGCCCTGGCATATAAAGGTGACAGAG gGAAGGTGTATGTGCACTGCCAGAAGGGTTACAGTCGTTCAGCAACAGTCGTCGTTGCATACCTGATGTTGAAACACAAGATGGATGTACGAGCCGCTTTGgctacagtgagagagaaacggGAGATCGGACCTAATGATGGTTTTCTCTACCAGCTCTGTCAACTCAATGACAAACTGGAAAATGAGGGCAAGTTATAA
- the LOC128606581 gene encoding pro-adrenomedullin-like has translation MKMVSRNIMIWCLLAAFVPCVISATIPSNSDREMKLNVALQKRDQYVPQKSLENSVELLAEQENKNMGTPISLSSDHLSGRGKRACNLLTCSVHDLAYRISQLNNKKNNAPNHNISPCGYGRRRRRSLLQCSAAQTHGKCPLRHDSPQKLI, from the exons ATGAAGATGGTCTCCCGGAATATTATGATTTGGTGTTTGCTGGCTGCTTTTGTGCCTTGTGTTATAAGTGCAACAATTCCATCTAATTCTGACAGAGAAATGAA ACTGAATGTGGCACTGCAGAAGAGGGATCAATATGTGCCTCAGAAGAGTTTAGAGAATTCAGTCGAACTCCTTGCTGAGCAAGAGAACAAGAATATGGGGACACCTATATCACTGAGCAG TGATCATCTGAGTGGAAGGGGGAAAAGGGCCTGCAACCTGCTTACCTGCTCGGTACATGATCTGGCCTACCGAATCAGTCAGCtcaataataaaaagaataatgcCCCCAACCACAATATCAGTCCCTGTGGCTACGGCCGGAGACGGAGGCGTTCCCTCCTTCAATGCTCTGCTGCTCAAACCCATGGGAAGTGCCCTCTGAGACATGACTCGCCTCAAAAACTGATTTAG